A genomic window from Agrobacterium tumefaciens includes:
- the ugpC gene encoding sn-glycerol-3-phosphate ABC transporter ATP-binding protein UgpC: MATIELNQLVKRYGKVEAVKGIDLAIKDGEFVVFVGPSGCGKSTTLRMIAGLEEISDGTLKIAGNVVNEKEPKQRNIAMVFQNYAIYPHMTVRQNIGFGLYTSKLDRAEKNRRIEEAGRVLGLEALLDRRPAALSGGQRQRVAIGRAMVRDPAAFLFDEPLSNLDAQLRSQMRIEIKRLHQRLKTTTVYVTHDQVEAMTMADRIVVMKDGHILQVGTPTELYETPVDIFTARFIGSPSMNLLRGTKKTSSVTPSATGELLIGVRPHDLLVGENGAAQGTFTLEGTVTAVEPLGPETLVHLDTDTTSVIATARGKSIPAVGSRLQCQAEAGALYLFDAKTEKLLGRA; this comes from the coding sequence ATGGCGACAATCGAACTCAATCAACTCGTGAAGCGCTACGGCAAGGTCGAGGCGGTCAAAGGCATAGATCTTGCCATTAAAGACGGCGAGTTCGTCGTTTTCGTCGGCCCTTCCGGCTGCGGCAAATCCACCACGCTGCGCATGATCGCCGGGCTGGAAGAGATTTCCGATGGCACACTGAAGATCGCCGGTAACGTCGTCAATGAGAAAGAACCGAAACAGCGCAACATCGCCATGGTCTTCCAGAACTATGCGATTTACCCGCATATGACGGTTCGCCAGAACATCGGCTTCGGGCTTTATACATCGAAGCTCGATCGCGCGGAAAAGAACCGGCGCATCGAAGAGGCCGGCCGGGTGCTGGGACTGGAAGCCCTGCTCGATCGCCGTCCCGCGGCCCTGTCGGGCGGCCAGCGGCAGCGCGTCGCCATCGGCCGCGCCATGGTGCGCGATCCCGCCGCCTTCCTTTTCGATGAGCCGCTCTCCAACCTCGATGCGCAGTTGAGATCGCAGATGCGCATTGAAATCAAGCGCTTGCACCAACGTCTTAAGACGACCACCGTCTACGTCACCCATGATCAGGTGGAGGCCATGACCATGGCGGACCGGATCGTGGTGATGAAGGATGGCCATATCCTCCAGGTCGGCACGCCGACGGAACTTTACGAGACACCGGTGGATATTTTCACCGCGCGATTCATCGGCAGCCCCTCGATGAACCTGCTGCGCGGCACCAAAAAAACCAGCAGCGTTACGCCCTCCGCCACGGGTGAGCTTTTGATCGGCGTCCGGCCACATGATCTGCTGGTCGGGGAAAACGGTGCTGCACAGGGAACGTTTACGCTTGAGGGAACGGTCACGGCCGTCGAGCCGCTCGGGCCGGAGACGCTTGTTCATCTGGATACCGACACCACCTCGGTGATTGCGACGGCCAGAGGCAAATCCATTCCCGCTGTCGGCAGCCGATTGCAATGCCAGGCGGAAGCAGGCGCGCTTTATCTTTTCGATGCGAAAACGGAAAAGCTTCTGGGTCGCGCATGA